Within Flagellimonas maritima, the genomic segment ATACGATGTAGGATGCCAACTTGTACCTTCTTGTCATAAAGGCTACCTTCAAAATCGAAAAAATTGATTTCGATGCTTTTTTCTGTTCCGGATACTGTTGGGTTGAAGCCGATGTTCATCATCCCAAAATATTCTCTTTGATCGATGTTGCTCTTAACAACATAAACGCCATTTTTTGGAATGAGTTTGTAAGGTTCGGGTATGTGAAGATTCGCTGTCGGAAAACCAAACTGCTTGCCAAGACCCTTTCCTTTTTTTATGATGCCCGTGAGCATGTAAGCATAATTTAAATAACTATTTGCAGTTAGGATATCACCTGCTAAAAGTGCATTTCTGATTTTTGTTGAACTAACGGACACATCATCGATTTCTTGCGCGGGTATCTCCTCCACCTCAAAATCCAATGTATTCCCAAAAGCCGTTAAATCCTGTATATTGGCATTACGGTTTCTACCAAACCTATGATCATAACCAATGATTATTTTTTTCGTCTTTAGTTTATTGACCAATATATCCCTCACAAATTCGGTAGCTGAAAGTCTGGAAAAGTCTTTTGTAAAAGGATGTATGATCAGATAATCCAGCCCCAGGGAATCCATTGTCTGAATCTTTTCATCCAATGTGTTCAATAACTTAATGTTTGTATCTTTTTGCAAGACCATCCTAGGATGGGGAAAAAAGGTGAGGACGGTTGATTTTAAACCAGCGGTTTTGGCACTATTTATGAGGCGTTCCAATATCTTGCCGTGACCAAGGTGTACCCCATCAAAAGTACCAATGGTAACGGCAGTTTGAAATTTGTTGTTTATGAAGTGAGAAATACCTTTGATTGTTTCCACTAAATCAAGAAAATAAAAAAGGCTATTTTTGAATTTGACTTATGCCCTTATCTATGAAAGCTAAATTACATCTTGTTTTCTCAATAACCATATTTTTTGCCTGCTTTTACACTTATGCACAACAAGGCTATTGGAAATCTACTGAAGCCAGATCAAGTTTTAGAAGTCCTTCAATAAAAAATATAAGTAAAGCAGCGGCAGTTTATACATTGGATAAACAAAGCTTCTCAAAGAAAATCAATTCTTTTTCCACCTTTAAAAATCAAAGCCAAGTAATTGATCTTCCAGGACATAATGGGAAGGTCATCTCTTTTTCTTTAAAAGAGACATCCGTTTTTCATCCGGATTTATCCAAAAAATATCCCAATATAAAGTCATTTTCCGGCTTAAGCCTGGATGGAAAATATAGGGTCAGGCTCAGTAGTTCGCATAAGGGACTCCAAAGTATGATAATTGATCTTGAAAGTCATCAAACCGTATTTATGGAGCAATTGTCAAATAAAAGTGGCACCTACGTTGTCTATGATAAGGGTGCAGGGACCGAGAACAAAAACGGATTTATTTGTGATACCAAGAAAATGGGCGCTATTGTAGGAAAGACAATTAGTCCCTTGGTCAGCGGCCAAGAGTTGAGAAGGTTTAGAATTGCCGTATCCGCTACAGGGGAGTATACAGAATTTCATGGTGGAACTGTTGCTGATGCCCTAGCAGCAATCAATGCTACATTGACGCGTGTAAACGAAGTTTTTGAAACCGATCTAGGAGTTACTTTGGAGTTGGTGGCAAATAACAATCTGATCATTTTTACAAATGCGGCCACAGACCCTTATAACGGAAATTTGAATGCTCAGGTTCAAAGCACATTGACGACCACAATTGGCGAGGCAAATTATGATGTAGGCCATCTTTTTAATAAAGTTGAACTTGCTTCACAAAATAATGGGAATGCAGGCTTTATTGGGTCAGTTTGCTCGGATAACAGAAAAGGGAGCGCTTTTTCGTCTACCTCCAATCCAGAAGGGGATATATTTGATCTGGATTTTGTCTCACACGAGTTGGGGCATCAATTTGGGGCAAACCACACATGGTCTTTTGACCCTGAGGGAACCGATGTTCAAGCAGAACCGGCCAGCGGAACCACGATTATGGGTTATGCCGGCATTGCAAGTCCAGGTAATAATGTAGCGCCCAATGGTGATGACTATTTCCACTATAACAGTATTCTACAGATTTCCAATTATTTAGAGACTGTAACCTGCGGAGAGACGGTTGCTTTGACTAATTCGCCCCCAGTCGTTACCCCAATGGGAGATTATGTAATTCCAAAGGGCACTGCTTTTGTTTTGGAAGGAATGGCCACGGACAGTGATATTGATGACACACTCACATATACTTGGGAACAAATTGACAGCGGAATAGTTACGTTTGATACTTTTGGTCCTGAAAATCCAAGTGGGGCGAACTTTAGATCGTTGCCGCCTACTACAGACCCTTCAAGATATTTTCCAAGATTGTCCCGTGTAGTGCAAGGGAACCTTGCCCAGACCAATCCACAAATCAATAGTGCTTGGGAAACCATATCTACAATAGAGCGGAATTTGAGCTTTGCTTTTACGGTAAGGGACAATGCACTGGAGGGCGGGCAAGTGATTTCCGATTTGCTTGATGTTAAAGTAGTAAACATTGCTGGACCTTTTGTTATGACATCACAAGATTCAAATGAGACTTATGAAGCCGGGTCTGTACAACAGGTGACTTGGGATGTTGCCAACACCAATATTCTTCCTGTTGATGCTAAAACAGTCGATATATTTTTATCCGTGGATGGTGGCACTACTTTTCCAATTATTCTTGCGGAAGATGTAGTGAATGATGGAATTGAAGATGTTCTAATTCCAGGAAATGCTACCGAAACTGCACGGATTATGGTCAAAGCCAGTGATAATGTTTTTTTCGCCGTTAATGCATCTAATTTTAGTATTGAAGAATCTAATGTAGTATTAAATATCCAAGATTTAACTTTTGATGTTTGTCAACCAGATGACATCATCATTCCATTTACATACCAGACTTTTGGAGGCTTCAACGAGACCTCAACCTTTTCAGTTGATCTACCGGTAGGTTTAACGGCGGCTTTTGTTCCCGCTCAGGCCTCGGCAAATGATACAGATGTTCAATTGACCATTTCCAATACGGATGATGTTGCACCTGCATCATATCCAATCACCATTACTTCGACTTCTGTTTCGGTAACAAAGAACCTTCCGTTATCACTTAATATAAGTGACGTAAGTTTTTCTGATGTGGTTTTGTCCACTCCAACAGATATGGAAATCAATACCTCTATCAATCCCAGATTAGTATGGGAAGAAAATGAGTTTTACAAGGACTATGATATTGAAATAGCAACAGATAATGGTTTTGTGGATATAGTGGAATCCGCAACCACACCATTTAATTTTTACCAAAGTCCAACATTACAACCGGAAACAGAATACTTTTGGCACATAAGACCTAAGAACGATTGCGGCACAGGTACTTTTGGAACACCGTTTAGTTTTACAACTACACAAGTTGATTGCAGGAACGTTAGTTCAAAAACATTGCCTTTAACCATTTCAAACATAGGATCACCCACGATAACTTCCACAATTCAGTTCGTTGAGGATTTAAGCATTACCGACATCAATGTAAATTTGGAACTAACGCACACATTTTTACAGGATTTGATTATTACGCTCATTTCCCCTTCGGGCACGAGAGTCACATTGGTTTCTGGTGCATGCGGGGATTTAGATAATATCAATGCAGTTTTTGATGATGATGGAGCAAATATTGTCTGCTCAGCTACCCCTGCAATTTCAGGAACCGTTTCCCCTATAGGCTCACTGGCTTCTCTCGTTGGTGAATCCACTTTTGGGGATTGGACATTGGAAATTAGGGATACGGCACCAAATGATGGTGGAGCATTGGTTTCGTTTTCCTTGGAAGTATGTGCCGAAGGTGAATTTAGACCGGACGATGATCAAGATGGCGTTTTCGATGACGGTGATGATTTATGTTTGGGAACGCCAATAGGGGCTGAAGTCGATGCTGCCGGTTGTCCCGTGTATAGATTTCCTGCAGATAACTTTAGGGTGCAACTACAAAGTGAATCTTGTAGAAACAGTAATGATGGTTCCATTTCCTTAACAGCTTCTGATGATTCAATAACCTACACCGCTATTTTAAATGGAGGTGCTACAACACAGAGCATAGATTTTACGGATTCCCATGTCTTTGAAAGTATAAATGCTGGGGACTATTCTTTGTGCATTACGGGAACGGACGGCATCATTGTCTATGAAGAAGTTTGTTTTGAAATCAAAATCACAGAGCCATCACTTTTAACGGCTTTTACGGCAGTTGAGTCAGGAGTACTCCAACTTACGCTTGGTGGGGCCGATTTGTTTACGATAGAATTGAATGGTTTGGTCACACAGACCGAAGCCAGTCAAACACAATTGAACTTAAAAAATGGATTCAATACCCTAAAAATATCGACAAGCTTACCTTGCCAAGGAGTTTACGAAGAAACGTTTTTTATTTCATCAGAACCTATTGTTTATCCAAATCCCGTAAACGAGAGAACTAAGGTTTTTCTCAATGGTTTGACAGGTAATCTTGATATACAGGTGTTTTCTGCAAATGGGCGATTGGTCTTGACAGATAAAAGAGAAATAAACGGTATAGAACTAGAAATGGATTTTTCCGTATTGTCCACAGGCATTTACTATATGAGCATCCAGAGCAAAGGAACAAATAAGGTCATAAAATTGATTAAAGAATGAAGCAGGCTATTATAGGTTTATTGTTACTTACGTTTATTTATTCTTGTGGGGGCAATGATGACCCGCCACCAACACCAGCTGTGGCAAACCTTGTTTTTCCCGAAGAGAATTCGGAATGTACAACGGGGGTCAGCGTTAATGAGACACTAAGCCAAGTGACATTTGAATGGCAATCTTCATTGAATGCCGATACATATACATTGCGCGTAGTAAATTTGGAGACCAATATTCCACAGACGATTACTACAGCTTCAACATCTGCAAGTCTGTCCATTGAAAAGGGCACACCTTTTTCATGGTCGGTCACATCGCTTAGCTCCAGATCCGATCAAGTTGCTGAAAGCGAGACATGGTTATTTTACAATGCAGGCTCATTAACTACATATGCTCCATTTCCCGCACAATTGGTAAGTCCAGTATCAGGTTCTACCGTACTAAGAGATATTTCTAATGAGGTCACTTTAGAATGGATCGGGGCGGACGTAGAGAATGATATAATTTCTTTTGATGTTTTCTTTTCAAACGAAAACCCACCTATTACTTTGCTTGGGACCACCAGCGCCAATACTATGGAGTTTGATGCAGATGTTGAGTCCAATACCGTTTATTTTTGGAAGGTGATTACAACGGATTCAGAGGGAAACAGTTCTGAATCAGGAACCTTTGAATTCAAGACATTTTGATCAAGTACCGTTAAATTGGTTCATGGTATTATTGATGCCTGAAAATACAAACGAACGTATCAAATCACTGGATTTTTGAAGTCGCTCTTTAAGTTGTTTCGTTTCATCCGTATTCCATTCCCCTAGTACATAGTCTACTTGCTTTCCTTTCCCAAACTCGGAACCGACCCCAAAACGAAATCGGTTATATTTTGTGGTCTGCAATGTGTTTTGAATGTCCTTCAAACCGTTGTGTCCACCATCGCTACCTTTTGTTTTTAAACGAATAGAGCCAAAAGAAAGATTGATGTCATCTGTAATGATCAAGGTATTTTCCAATGGAATCTTTTCTTTTTCCATCCAATACTTTACTGCTTTACCGCTTAAGTTCATATACGTTGATGGCTTTAAGCATAGAATACTTCTGCCTTTATGCTTAAAAGTGGCGACGTCACCCAATTTTTGGGTCTCAAACGAAAAACCTTCCTGTTCCGCTAAAAAATCCAGTATTTTGAAACCAACGTTATGTCTTGTTTCTTCATACTTGGCCCCAATATTCCCTAGACCAACGATTAGGAATTTTCTCATGTTGTCCGTTTCTTGCAATAGCTGTTTATCCGTGCCAAAAAGTACTTTTATAAATTGAAACATAAATAAGTTTCCATTTTCCCAAAAATACAAAAGCATCCCAAAAGTTTACATAACTGTAAAACTGGGATGCTTTTGAAATCAATAATTTCTAAAAACTATTCAGTGGCTTCTGCTTCAGCGGCAGGTGCATCTCCACCTTCAGCTGCTGTTGCTTCGGTTCCTTCTTCTCCTTCTATTTCTTCTTCTTCCTCATCATCAACAGAAGTTCTAGAAGCTTTCACTTGTACAACTGCGGTACTGTCTGGGTGAAGAATAGTATAGTCGTCATTTAAAAGCGTTTCTACTGCGATTGTTCCACCAATTTTAAGTTTTGAAATATCAATGGTTATAAAATCAGGCAATAAGTCCGGTAAGGATTTAATGGAAAGTTTTCTTTTTCTAAAAAGCAAACGCCCACCATTTCTTACACCGGGTGAATTTCCTTCCAAACGTATTGGAATATCCATGGTAACAGGTTTGTCCTTGAACAACTGATAAAAATCTATATGTAAAATCTTATCAGTTACAGGATGAAACTGAATATCCTGCAATACGGCATCAAACTTTTGGCCATCTTCCAACTCAATTACAGCTGTAAATGCATTGGGGGTGTACACTAAATGTCTGAACGCTAGTTCATCTGCTGAAAAGTGCAATGGTGTATCCCCTCCGTACAGTACGCAAGGGACCTTTCCAGCATTACGTAAGGCTTTGGTAGATACCTTGCCCACGCTTTCTCTTTGGGATCCTTTGATAGTAATTGACTTCATTATAAATAAAAATTAAAAAATTTAAAATTCAATATTGATTTGCTAAGCTTCTTGGCCTGAGTATACCTGCCTGCTGCAGATAGTTTCTAAGGCTACATTAAAAATTTTGATGATATGGATGTATTGTGGTGTACCCTTTGCATAACATCAGCAAACAAATTGGCACAACCCAATACCTTTATTTTTTTTCTATTGTGTTCAATAGGTATGGAATCTGTTATAATTAATTCCGAAAGCTGGGAATTTTCAATTTTCTCATAAGCATTTCCAGAGAGTAATCCATGTGTTGTTATGGCCCTTACACTTTTTGCACCACGCTCCATCATAAGGTCTGCAGCTCTAGTTAGCGTGCCTGCGGTATCTACCATATCGTCTACTAGAACCACGTTCTTTCCATCTACTTCACCAATGAGTTCCATATGTGAAATTACATTGGCTTTCGCTCGCTGCTTGTAACAAATCACTACATCGCTCTCCAAAGCCCTGGAATATGCGTAAGCTCTTTTGGAGCCTCCCATGTCTGGTGATGCAATGCATAAATTGTCTAGATTCAATTCCTTCAAATACGGTAAGAATAACGTAGATGCAAATAGATGATCAACAGGTTTTTCGAAAAAACCTTGTATTTGATCCGCATGAAGATCCATGGTGATAATACGGGTGGCACCAGCAGTTTCCAACATTTTGGCAACAAGTTTTGCCGCTATCGGAACCCGGGGTTTATCTTTTCTATCTTGTCTGGCCCAGCCAAAATAGGGCATAACTGCTGTAATATGTCTGGCAGAAGCTCTTTTGGCCGCATCTAGCATCAACAACATTTCCATTAAGTTCTCAGGACCTGGATTTGTGGAGCCTATGATGAAAATACGTGCACCTCTTATAGATTCTTCAAAAGACGGTTGAAATTCACCATCGCTATATCTCGAAAAAAGAATTTTTCCCAGATCTGCACCATAAGAGGCTGCTATTTTCTCTCCAAGGATAGTACTTTGGGTACATGCGAAAATTTTTGGTTCTGGAACTTGGTATGGCATTACAAACTCTTGTTAGCTAGCTTTTTAAAGTATCTATTTTTTAAAGAGGTGCAAATTTATAAATTAATTCGGGTTGCTAAAGGATTAATACAGGTATTTTTGGTTGTAAATGAAATTATTTTTTAGCTTTGCAGTCCCTTAGGAAAAATGCTCGAGTGGCGGAACTGGTAGACGCGCTGGATTCAAAATCCAGTTCTTTCGGGAGTGTGGGTTCGATTCCCACCTCGAGTACAAAACCTCAACTTTCATAATTGAATTGTTGAGGTTTATTTTTTAACACTGATCAAAACCGCTTCGCAACTTTTCAGATCTGAGTTTAATACTATTTTATTGGATTTTTTACCATTTGTAATTTCTGCCGAGACCGTATTTGGCGGGGCATCACCCAAATTATGTGCATATAAAAAAAGGTCGTTGGGCTTTTCAGGATCTAATTTTATATCGAATTCCCGCATTTGATAGGTCAAATAATGTTTGGAAACTACAGGGGATCCGTTGAGATAAATTGAAACAATATCCCCATCCTGAATACCATGGTCCCAAATCTTAACGGTTATTTCTTCGGTATTGAACTCCAATTCTTTAATGTAGGAAATTTTACGTCCATCAAACTCCTGCCTCAGATTATTCTCCATCTTGGACGCTACCTTGGTTTCCGAAAGCTGAATGTTTTTCTTCTCTTTAATATTTTTTCTCTTTCTTCGCTTTCTGGGTTGGGTTACTATATTGGTCAATTCTTGTTTTCTTTTTCGGTCATCAGATTCCTTGTTCACAATCGAAAAAAAGGGAGTAGCGAATTTTGCAATATGATATTTATTGTTTGGGAACAGTTCAATGCCCACAACTTGATAGGCATCCCCGGAATTTATATTTTTTGCGAGTTTGATTCCGTTAGCGTAGCCATTGTTCTTAAATCTTCCCAACTCTTGTACTACCATTTCATTTCTTGCCAAAAAGAAACGTATGGATTGGGTGGTATCCATGTTTTTGGTATTCCATCGCAATTCAACTAATTCCGGTATTTTCCAAACAGTTGTATTTGAAGGATAATCAATGGTTATGGCAGATTTTACTTGATTCTGATTATTCTGTGCACGGACTGTAGCAAAACTAAGAACGAGTATATGAAAAAGTCCTATAAATGCTAAATTGGAAATCGTTTTCATTCTAAACCTTTGTTTATTCGGTGCAATCTAATCATGTACAGTGAAGTATCATAATTTGAAGATATGTTTTGAACGGAAATAATTACTTTATATAAATTTTCAGATTATCAAGTATAAATGATTGCTATGTTAGTGAGAGCTTTCATCGCCAATTCGATGTTTCACAACAAATGATCGATGAAATACAACATATTTTCATTTTAGTCCATGGATGTAGATATGTTTGAGCATTCTTACAAGTAAGAGCAACCTCATTTCATTGATTATGAACATTCCGTTAACCCACCAAAAAAAAGGAAGTCTTTTCCTGTTTTTTTTGTTTTTGTTCACCTCATCTCAATTGTGCTATGCTCAAAACGCCGATTTGGAATTAGAGTTGTTGGTCAGCGATTCTTCACCAGACGTTGGTGATACAGTAACGTTCACGATCAATCTAAGTAATTTTGGCGATACGGATGCCACTGGGGTCTCTGTTCGAAATTTTGTGCCGGACGGATTTGGAAGTATTGTAGCCATAAGCAATGGTGGAACTTTTGATTTAGGTACTAGAAATATCATATGGTCAGGTTTGGGAGTTACCTTGGGAGCCAATACTCAGGTACTTACCTTTAATGCAAACGTACTTTCACCAACGGGTACATCTGGAGAATATGAACATATAGCTGAAGTAACGGCGAGCGACCAAAATGACCCGGATAGCACACCAAATAATGATACCGGAAACCAAAGCGAGGATGACGAAGATGCTCTTATTGCAGCACCACAACAGGCAGATTTATCATTGACGAAGATTGTGGTCGACAATAACCTTGCTCCAAATGTTGGTGAGGAAATCCGTTTTGAAATAATAGTTTCAAATGACGGCCCTGATGACGCTACAAATGTTTCCGTGGTAGATCAATTACTTTCAGGATTCAACTTTGAGCAGTATAGTAGTACTTCGGGGAATTATAATCAAGGCACTGGCATTTGGCAGGTTGGAACGGTGGCAAACGGTACTTCTGAAACATTATTAATCGATGTCACCGTAAATTCAACGGGAAATTTTACAAATACTTCGCAAGTTATCGCTTCTGACGGGTTTGATACTGATTCCACTCCAAGCAACGGTGTTTCCTCAGAAGATGACCAAGATGATGTTGCCCTTACTCCCCAGCCAGTAGTGGACATTTCATTGGATATAGATGTGGACAATGCTTCACCGGATGTCAATACCAACGTAATTTTCACATTGACAGTTTCAAATAATGGTCCTAGTAATGCAACTTCGGTTGAAGTTACAGATGTGTTGCCTTCAGGATTTACATACA encodes:
- the pth gene encoding aminoacyl-tRNA hydrolase — its product is MFQFIKVLFGTDKQLLQETDNMRKFLIVGLGNIGAKYEETRHNVGFKILDFLAEQEGFSFETQKLGDVATFKHKGRSILCLKPSTYMNLSGKAVKYWMEKEKIPLENTLIITDDINLSFGSIRLKTKGSDGGHNGLKDIQNTLQTTKYNRFRFGVGSEFGKGKQVDYVLGEWNTDETKQLKERLQKSSDLIRSFVFSGINNTMNQFNGT
- a CDS encoding 50S ribosomal protein L25/general stress protein Ctc, which gives rise to MKSITIKGSQRESVGKVSTKALRNAGKVPCVLYGGDTPLHFSADELAFRHLVYTPNAFTAVIELEDGQKFDAVLQDIQFHPVTDKILHIDFYQLFKDKPVTMDIPIRLEGNSPGVRNGGRLLFRKRKLSIKSLPDLLPDFITIDISKLKIGGTIAVETLLNDDYTILHPDSTAVVQVKASRTSVDDEEEEEIEGEEGTEATAAEGGDAPAAEAEATE
- a CDS encoding bifunctional riboflavin kinase/FAD synthetase yields the protein METIKGISHFINNKFQTAVTIGTFDGVHLGHGKILERLINSAKTAGLKSTVLTFFPHPRMVLQKDTNIKLLNTLDEKIQTMDSLGLDYLIIHPFTKDFSRLSATEFVRDILVNKLKTKKIIIGYDHRFGRNRNANIQDLTAFGNTLDFEVEEIPAQEIDDVSVSSTKIRNALLAGDILTANSYLNYAYMLTGIIKKGKGLGKQFGFPTANLHIPEPYKLIPKNGVYVVKSNIDQREYFGMMNIGFNPTVSGTEKSIEINFFDFEGSLYDKKVQVGILHRIRDENKFDSVEELREQLKKDKKTSLNLIAK
- a CDS encoding reprolysin-like metallopeptidase, with the translated sequence MKAKLHLVFSITIFFACFYTYAQQGYWKSTEARSSFRSPSIKNISKAAAVYTLDKQSFSKKINSFSTFKNQSQVIDLPGHNGKVISFSLKETSVFHPDLSKKYPNIKSFSGLSLDGKYRVRLSSSHKGLQSMIIDLESHQTVFMEQLSNKSGTYVVYDKGAGTENKNGFICDTKKMGAIVGKTISPLVSGQELRRFRIAVSATGEYTEFHGGTVADALAAINATLTRVNEVFETDLGVTLELVANNNLIIFTNAATDPYNGNLNAQVQSTLTTTIGEANYDVGHLFNKVELASQNNGNAGFIGSVCSDNRKGSAFSSTSNPEGDIFDLDFVSHELGHQFGANHTWSFDPEGTDVQAEPASGTTIMGYAGIASPGNNVAPNGDDYFHYNSILQISNYLETVTCGETVALTNSPPVVTPMGDYVIPKGTAFVLEGMATDSDIDDTLTYTWEQIDSGIVTFDTFGPENPSGANFRSLPPTTDPSRYFPRLSRVVQGNLAQTNPQINSAWETISTIERNLSFAFTVRDNALEGGQVISDLLDVKVVNIAGPFVMTSQDSNETYEAGSVQQVTWDVANTNILPVDAKTVDIFLSVDGGTTFPIILAEDVVNDGIEDVLIPGNATETARIMVKASDNVFFAVNASNFSIEESNVVLNIQDLTFDVCQPDDIIIPFTYQTFGGFNETSTFSVDLPVGLTAAFVPAQASANDTDVQLTISNTDDVAPASYPITITSTSVSVTKNLPLSLNISDVSFSDVVLSTPTDMEINTSINPRLVWEENEFYKDYDIEIATDNGFVDIVESATTPFNFYQSPTLQPETEYFWHIRPKNDCGTGTFGTPFSFTTTQVDCRNVSSKTLPLTISNIGSPTITSTIQFVEDLSITDINVNLELTHTFLQDLIITLISPSGTRVTLVSGACGDLDNINAVFDDDGANIVCSATPAISGTVSPIGSLASLVGESTFGDWTLEIRDTAPNDGGALVSFSLEVCAEGEFRPDDDQDGVFDDGDDLCLGTPIGAEVDAAGCPVYRFPADNFRVQLQSESCRNSNDGSISLTASDDSITYTAILNGGATTQSIDFTDSHVFESINAGDYSLCITGTDGIIVYEEVCFEIKITEPSLLTAFTAVESGVLQLTLGGADLFTIELNGLVTQTEASQTQLNLKNGFNTLKISTSLPCQGVYEETFFISSEPIVYPNPVNERTKVFLNGLTGNLDIQVFSANGRLVLTDKREINGIELEMDFSVLSTGIYYMSIQSKGTNKVIKLIKE
- a CDS encoding ribose-phosphate pyrophosphokinase, whose amino-acid sequence is MPYQVPEPKIFACTQSTILGEKIAASYGADLGKILFSRYSDGEFQPSFEESIRGARIFIIGSTNPGPENLMEMLLMLDAAKRASARHITAVMPYFGWARQDRKDKPRVPIAAKLVAKMLETAGATRIITMDLHADQIQGFFEKPVDHLFASTLFLPYLKELNLDNLCIASPDMGGSKRAYAYSRALESDVVICYKQRAKANVISHMELIGEVDGKNVVLVDDMVDTAGTLTRAADLMMERGAKSVRAITTHGLLSGNAYEKIENSQLSELIITDSIPIEHNRKKIKVLGCANLFADVMQRVHHNTSISSKFLM